AAGGCCTTTGTATAATTTAAAACAGCTATTATTTTTTAGCGTGTTTAGCGTATTTAGTTTTGAATTTATCAATACGTCCTGCAGTATCGATAAGTTTAGATTTACCAGTATAAAAAGGGTGAGATGTTCTAGAAATCTCCATTTTTACAACTGGATACTCAACTCCGTCAACT
This portion of the Flavobacterium panacagri genome encodes:
- a CDS encoding type B 50S ribosomal protein L31; this translates as MKKGIHPENYRLVAFKDMSNDDVFITKSTADTKETIEVDGVEYPVVKMEISRTSHPFYTGKSKLIDTAGRIDKFKTKYAKHAKK